The following are from one region of the Leptospira yasudae genome:
- the lpxB gene encoding lipid-A-disaccharide synthase, translating to MATLRKSTLQPKKSSSPSASRRPTAPSKKEDPKILMLAGEHSGDLLGGELIRELKKNFPDLETFGVGGERMIEEGFTSIESMEELSIIGFSAILFKYRFLKALIGRLLNVAVERNCTHAILIDYPGFNLRLAKELKKLGITVIFYVSPQLWAWKFNRIYTIRDNIDLMLVLFPFEKEIYDKYGVPCEFVGHPLAVRLREKIRKEAAIPEPEDKTHFHSTITLMPGSRSGEIRRILNDLLETAGRLSDHYENEKKKIRFLLPNINQKEEVFILEQIELAKTKYPNLKIEYLFDRSLRAIEASDLVLVTSGTATLEVAYFEKPMIILYKVSMFTYVIGSLFIRTPHIGLVNILSGKEICRELVQAECTPPHIVEESIALLENKKYRSKTIDEIRKVKEALGSENSSRHASREITKLIKGMSKRPDSEKTEELS from the coding sequence GTGGCAACCTTACGAAAATCAACTCTACAACCCAAAAAATCAAGTAGCCCCTCCGCGTCCAGACGCCCGACTGCGCCGAGCAAGAAAGAAGATCCGAAAATTCTCATGTTGGCCGGAGAACATTCGGGAGATCTTCTCGGCGGAGAATTGATCCGCGAACTCAAGAAAAACTTTCCCGATCTCGAAACGTTCGGAGTCGGCGGAGAAAGAATGATCGAAGAAGGATTCACATCGATCGAATCCATGGAAGAACTGTCGATCATCGGATTTTCCGCGATTCTTTTCAAATACAGATTTTTAAAGGCGCTCATCGGAAGACTTCTCAACGTAGCCGTAGAAAGAAATTGCACGCACGCCATTCTGATCGATTATCCGGGATTCAATCTTCGTCTCGCAAAAGAATTAAAAAAGCTCGGAATCACCGTCATCTTCTACGTTTCTCCGCAGCTCTGGGCTTGGAAGTTCAATCGGATTTATACGATCCGGGACAATATCGACTTGATGCTCGTTTTATTTCCCTTCGAGAAAGAAATTTATGACAAATACGGAGTGCCTTGCGAATTCGTGGGACATCCCCTCGCCGTTCGTTTGCGCGAAAAAATCCGCAAGGAAGCCGCTATTCCCGAGCCGGAAGATAAAACGCATTTTCATTCCACGATTACGTTGATGCCGGGCTCGCGCAGCGGCGAGATTCGAAGAATCTTAAACGATCTTTTGGAAACCGCAGGACGACTTTCGGATCATTATGAAAACGAAAAAAAGAAGATCCGTTTTCTTTTACCGAACATCAACCAGAAGGAAGAGGTCTTTATCCTCGAACAGATCGAACTTGCTAAAACGAAATACCCGAATCTAAAAATCGAATATCTTTTCGATCGTTCTCTGCGCGCCATCGAAGCTTCGGATTTGGTTCTCGTAACCTCCGGCACGGCCACTTTGGAAGTCGCCTACTTTGAAAAACCGATGATCATACTTTACAAAGTCAGCATGTTCACGTATGTGATCGGTTCTTTGTTTATCCGTACTCCGCATATAGGACTTGTGAATATTCTTTCAGGAAAGGAAATTTGCAGAGAATTGGTTCAAGCGGAATGCACCCCTCCTCACATCGTGGAAGAATCGATCGCGCTTTTGGAAAACAAAAAATACCGATCGAAAACGATCGATGAAATCCGTAAGGTCAAAGAAGCCTTGGGAAGCGAGAATTCTTCCCGCCACGCTTCGAGAGAAATTACGAAACTGATTAAGGGAATGTCAAAACGGCCCGATTCCGAGAAAACGGAAGAGCTGAGTTAA
- a CDS encoding LpxI family protein has protein sequence MGRLGILAGAGELPHIGMKEALAAGENPLFLSIIESDFQVGEYADRNLPIHIVKIGTLMKLCKQHNIDRLLLLGKVKKEIIFKNLKFDLKAISLLARMINKHDYSIFKTVSDEFAKEKITIISQKTYLKSLFLPEGRYTKKSLSKKELEDVAFGMEYAEKMAGLDIGQTVVVLDKSILAVEAVEGTDLAIQRGGSYAKKGKAIVCKSSKPNQDHRFDLPTVGEETLRRMYENNCGTLALRTGETIIVHPKEFINLAEKLKIHILSIGSGNLTKINSTTQKIK, from the coding sequence TTGGGAAGATTAGGAATTCTCGCCGGAGCGGGAGAACTCCCTCATATCGGTATGAAAGAGGCTCTCGCGGCGGGAGAGAATCCCCTCTTTCTCTCGATCATCGAATCCGACTTTCAAGTGGGAGAATACGCGGATCGCAATCTTCCGATTCATATCGTAAAGATCGGGACGCTGATGAAGTTATGCAAACAACATAACATCGACCGGCTTCTTCTTCTCGGAAAAGTTAAAAAAGAAATCATATTCAAAAACCTTAAATTCGATCTGAAAGCGATCAGCCTTCTCGCGAGAATGATCAACAAACACGACTACTCGATCTTCAAGACGGTTTCGGACGAGTTCGCGAAGGAAAAGATCACGATCATTTCCCAAAAGACCTATTTAAAATCCCTCTTTCTTCCCGAAGGAAGATACACGAAAAAGTCCCTCAGCAAAAAGGAACTCGAAGACGTCGCTTTCGGAATGGAATACGCGGAGAAGATGGCGGGTCTCGACATCGGTCAAACCGTTGTCGTTCTCGACAAATCCATTCTCGCGGTCGAAGCCGTCGAAGGAACGGACCTCGCGATCCAACGCGGCGGTTCATACGCTAAAAAAGGAAAGGCGATCGTCTGTAAAAGTTCCAAACCGAACCAGGATCACCGTTTCGATCTTCCCACGGTCGGCGAGGAAACTCTCCGCAGAATGTATGAAAACAACTGCGGCACACTCGCGCTCCGAACCGGAGAGACGATCATCGTTCATCCCAAAGAATTTATTAACCTTGCAGAAAAATTAAAAATCCACATCTTGAGTATCGGCAGTGGCAACCTTACGAAAATCAACTCTACAACCCAAAAAATCAAGTAG
- a CDS encoding FmdB family zinc ribbon protein, whose product MPTYDYKCKACGQTFEQFHSMKDDPIQDCHLCGKKGEVERMISNGSGIIFKGTGFYVTDYKKSGSGESTKSASSSSD is encoded by the coding sequence ATGCCGACATACGACTACAAATGTAAAGCCTGCGGACAAACGTTCGAACAATTCCATTCCATGAAGGACGATCCGATTCAGGATTGTCACCTCTGCGGAAAAAAAGGGGAAGTGGAAAGGATGATTTCCAACGGTTCCGGGATCATCTTCAAAGGAACCGGCTTTTACGTGACCGACTACAAAAAAAGCGGTTCGGGAGAATCCACAAAGTCCGCTTCTTCCTCTTCGGATTAA